A DNA window from Ovis aries strain OAR_USU_Benz2616 breed Rambouillet chromosome 7, ARS-UI_Ramb_v3.0, whole genome shotgun sequence contains the following coding sequences:
- the DISP2 gene encoding protein dispatched homolog 2, whose protein sequence is MARVLSAAVRHALGRGAHNSSSGGRLKTGSPQLRQPRGGKSLSPPPSDAPIGQALPRPRPVTGLLGVDACAGTRRRRCRRRFSTGARTAAPPTGMDGGGGSSSSDPVPGPGPEGEQRPEGELLAPEGSSPDRSQSKAVAPEASPERSCSLHSCPLEDPSSSSGPPPATSTLQPVGPSSPLAPAHFTYPRAPQEHRGASSLPGLGDRAGLCSHGSSLSPSPAPSQRDGTWKPASVQHHVVSVRQERAFRMPKSYSQLIAECPVAVLLLCLAFILLCTLAGLLGGQLPDFSKPLLGFEPRDTDLGRKLVVWRALQALTGPKKLLSLSPDLELNSSNPHTTLSPATPWSSAQEGMVRPRRMVESLEDRGQESFFCGPPEKSYAQLVFMSTSAGSLWNLHAIHSMCRMEHDQIRSHPSFGALCQRTAANECCPSWSLGNYVAVLSNRSSCLDITQADTTRTLALLRACALYYHRGALVPSCLGPGKDKPPRCTQVPTKCSRSSAVYQLLHFLLDRDFLSPQTADYQVPSLKYSLLFLPTLKGASMMGIYLDRLAMPWGLSDNYTSVTGMDLGLKQELLRHYLAQDTVYPLLALAAIFLSIALYLRSLFLTLMVLLGVLGSLLVAYFLYRVAFRMAYFPFVNLAALVLLSSVCANHTLIFFDLWRLSKSQLPSGGLAQRVGRTMHHFGYLLLVSGLTTGAAFYASYLSRLPAVRCFALYMGTAVLAHLALTLAWLPSSAVLHERYLARGCASQARGPWAGSAPRRLALALHRRLRGLRRAAASTSRLLFQRLLPCGVIKFRYIWICWFAALAAGGAYIAGVSPRLRLPTLPPPRGQVFRPSHPFERFDAEYRQQFLFERLPQGEGGHMPVVLVWGILPVDTGDPLDPRSNSSLVSDPAFSASGPEAQRWLLALCRGARNQSFFGAQPEGWPTLCFVEALQRWMESPGCARLGPGLCCGHLGFPWAPQLFLHCLKMMALEQGLESPRDLGPRFNTQGGLAALVLQFQTNCPYSPDYSQAHHFYTEVNHWLAAELGRAPPGLRRGWFTSHLELYSLQHSLSTEPAVVLGLALALAFATLLLGTWNVPLSLFSVAAVAGTVLLTVGLLVLLEWQLNTAEALFLSASVGLSVDFTVNYCISYHLCPHPDRLSRVAFSLRQTSCATAVGAAALFAAGVLMLPATVLLYRKLGIILMMVKCVSCGFASFFFQSLCCFFGPEKNCGQILWPCAHLPWDAGTGEPGGEKAGRPRPGPVGGVPGSCSEQYELQPLARRRSPSFDTSTATSKLSHRPSVLSEDLQLHDGPYCSRPPPGPASPRELFLDHQAVFSQCPALQTSSPYKQAGPSPKTRAMQGSPGKKAELVQASLEAPAHPPRPKPQVVEPPDCLCSSASTLEGLSVSDETCLSTSEPSARVPDSVGASPEDLDEAEQTVPERGQLNEKRDTLWLALKETVYDPSLPPSHQSSLSWKGRGGPGDGSPVVLPNSQPDLPDVWVRRPSTHTSGYSS, encoded by the exons ATGGCCAGAGTCCTATCAGCAGCTGTCAGACATGCCCTGGGTAGAGGGGCCCACAACAGCAGTTCGGGGGGTCGTTTAAAGACAGGGAGCCCCCAGCTCCGACAGCCCCGCGGCGGGAAGTCTTTGTCCCCGCCCCCCAGTGACGCGCCCATTGGCCAAGCTCTTCCTCGGCCCCGCCCAGTGACCGGCCTGCTTGGGGTCGACGCATGCGCAGGAACCCGCCGCCGCCGTTGCCGCCGCCGCTTCAGCACCGGCGCCCGGACAGCGGCGCCGCCCACGGGCATGGACGGtggtggcggcagcagcagcagcgatccGGTTCCCGGCCCGGGTCCGGAAGGGGAGCAGCGGCCCGAGGGGGAGCTTTTGGCCCCAGAAGGCAGCTCCCCGGACAG gtcCCAGAGCAAGGCTGTGGCCCCAGAGGCCAGCCCAGAGAGGAGCTGCTCCCTCCACAGCTGCCCCCTTGAGGACCCTTCCAGTTCTTCTGGACCACCACCAGCAACTTCCACCCTCCAGCCTGTGGGCCCGTCCAGCCCCTTGGCCCCTGCTCACTTTACCTATCCCCGAGCACCACAGGAGCACCGGGGGGCAAGCTCCCTGCCAGGGCTTGGGGACCGGGCAGGACTGTGCTCCCATGGCTCCAGCCTcagcccttccccagccccctcaCAGCGTGATGGGACCTGGAAGCCAGCATCTGTGCAGCACCACGTGGTCAGCGTCAG GCAGGAACGGGCCTTCCGGATGCCAAAGAG cTATTCCCAGCTGATTGCAGAGTGCCCAGTGGCCGTGCTGCTGCTGTGTCTGGCTTTCATCCTCCTCTGCACCCTGGCTGGACTGCTGGGGGGCCAGCTACCTGATTTCTCCAAGCCTTTACTG GGCTTTGAGCCTCGGGACACGGACCTTGGGCGCAAGCTAGTTGTCTGGAGAGCACTGCAGGCCCTCACAGGCCCCAAGAAGCTGCTTTCCCTTTCCCCAGACCTTGAGCTGAACAG CTCAAACCCCCACACCACTCTGAGCCCTGCCACACCCTGGAGCAGTGCCCAAGAGGGGATGGTCCGGCCTCGGCGGATGGTGGAGTCCTTGGAGGACAGAGGGCAGGAGAGCTTCTTCTGTGGCCCCCCTG AGAAGAGCTATGCCCAGCTGGTGTTCATGTCCACCTCAGCGGGCAGCCTGTGGAACCTGCACGCCATTCATTCTATGTGTCGCATGGAACATGACCAG ATCCGCTCCCATCCCAGCTTTGGGGCTCTGTGCCAGCGTACAGCAGCCAACGAGTGCTGCCCAAGTTGGTCCCTGGGCAACTATGTGGCTGTGCTCTCCAATCGCTCCTCCTGCCTAGACATTACTCAAGCCGATACAACCCGCACGCTGGCCCTGCTGCGGGCCTGTGCCCTCTACTATCACCGTGGGGCCCTGGTGCCCTCCTGTCTGGGACCCGGAAAGGACAAACCCCCACGCTGTACCCAGGTTCCCACCAAGTGCTCCCGGAGCAGTGCTGTCTACCAACTCCTGCACTTCCTGCTGGACAGGGACTTTCTGAGTCCCCAGACTGCTGACTACCAGGTGCCCTCCCTCAAGTACAGCCTGCTCTTCCTGCCCACCCTGAAGGGTGCCTCCATGATGGGCATCTACCTGGACCGCCTCGCTATGCCCTGGGGGCTCTCCGACAACTACACGTCCGTCACCGGCATGGACCTGGGCCTCAAGCAGGAACTGCTGAGGCACTACCTGGCCCAGGACACGGTGTACCCCTTGCTGGCCCTGGCCGCCATTTTCCTCAGCATCGCCCTCTACCTGCGCTCGCTCTTCCTCACGCTCATGGTGCTGCTGGGGGTGCTGGGCTCTCTGCTGGTTGCCTATTTTCTCTACCGAGTGGCCTTCCGGATGGCCTACTTCCCCTTCGTCAATCTGGCAGCCCTCGTCCTGCTGAGCAGCGTCTGCGCTAACCACACCCTCATCTTCTTCGACCTCTGGCGCCTCAGCAAGAGCCAGCTGCCCTCCGGGGGGCTGGCGCAGCGCGTGGGCCGCACCATGCACCACTTCGGCTACCTGCTGCTGGTCTCGGGCCTCACCACGGGCGCGGCCTTCTACGCCAGCTACCTGAGCCGCCTCCCGGCCGTGCGCTGCTTCGCGCTCTACATGGGCACGGCTGTGCTGGCGCACCTGGCGCTCACGCTGGCCTGGCTGCCCTCCTCCGCGGTGCTGCACGAGCGCTACCTGGCGCGCGGCTGTGCGTCCCAGGCGCGTGGTCCGTGGGCCGGCAGCGCGCCCCGGCGACTGGCACTGGCACTCCACCGACGGCTCCGCGGCCTCCGGAGGGCGGCCGCCAGCACCTCGCGCCTGCTCTTCCAGCGCCTCCTGCCCTGCGGTGTCATCAAGTTCCGCTACATTTGGATCTGCTGGTTCGCCGCGCTGGCGGCTGGGGGCGCCTACATCGCCGGCGTCAGCCCCCGCCTGCGGCTGCCCACGCTACCGCCGCCCCGCGGCCAGGTCTTCCGGCCCAGCCACCCCTTCGAGCGCTTCGACGCCGAGTACCGTCAGCAGTTTCTGTTTGAGCGGCTGCCTCAGGGCGAAGGCGGCCACATGCCTGTGGTCTTGGTGTGGGGCATCCTGCCCGTGGACACGGGAGACCCTCTGGACCCTCGCAGCAACAGCTCACTGGTGAGCGACCCTGCCTTCTCAGCCAGCGGTCCTGAGGCCCAGCGCTGGCTGCTGGCCCTCTGCCGCGGAGCTCGGAATCAAAGCTTCTTCGGGGCCCAGCCGGAGGGCTGGCCCACATTGTGCTTCGTGGAGGCCCTCCAGCGCTGGATGGAGAGCCCCGGCTGTGCCCGCCTGGGGCCGGGCCTCTGCTGTGGCCACCTGGGCTTCCCCTGGGCCCCGCAGCTTTTCCTACACTGCCTCAAGATGATGGCTCTGGAGCAAGGCCTGGAGAGCCCCCGGGACCTGGGACCCCGCTTCAATACCCAGGGCGGCTTGGCTGCCCTGGTCCTGCAGTTCCAGACCAACTGCCCCTACAGTCCAGACTACAGCCAGGCTCACCACTTCTACACTGAGGTCAACCACTGGCTGGCAGCAGAGTTGGGCAGGGCACCCCCTGGCCTGCGCCGGGGTTGGTTCACTAGCCATCTGGAGCTGTACAGCCTGCAGCACAGCCTGAGCACCGAGCCTGCAGTGGTGCTGGGCCTGGCGCTGGCGCTGGCCTTTGCCACACTGCTGCTGGGCACCTGGAATGTTCCACTTAGCCTGTTCTCAGTGGCAGctgtggcaggcactgtgctgCTCACCGTGGGGCTCCTGGTTCTGCTTGAGTGGCAGCTCAACACTGCCGAGGCCCTCTTTCTCTCCGCCTCGGTGGGCCTCTCTGTGGACTTCACTGTCAACTACTGCATCTCCTACCACCTGTGCCCACACCCTGACCGCCTGAGTCGAGTGGCCTTCTCACTGCGCCAGACCAGCTGCGCCACAGCAGTGGGGGCTGCAGCCCTGTTTGCAGCCGGTGTGCTTATGCTGCCTGCCACGGTGCTGCTCTATCGCAAGCTGGGCATCATCCTCATGATGGTGAAGTGCGTCAGCTGCGGCTTCGCCAGCTTCTTCTTCCAGTCTCTCTGCTGTTTCTTTGGACCAGAGAAGAACTGTGGGCAGATCCTCTGGCCTTGTGCACACCTACCGTGGGATGCTggaactggggagcctggtggggagaaGGCAGGTCGCCCACGGCCAGGGCCAGTGGGAGGGGTGCCCGGGTCCTGCTCAGAGCAGTACGAGCTACAGCCACTGGCACGACGCCGGAGTCCCAGCTTTGACACCAGTACAGCCACCAGCAAGCTGTCTCACCGGCCCTCAGTGCTCTCTGAAGATCTACAGCTGCATGATGGCCCCTACTGCTCCCGGCCCCCGCCAGGCCCTGCATCCCCAAGGGAGCTgttcctggaccaccaggcagtTTTCAGCCAGTGCCCAGCCTTGCAGACTTCCTCTCCCTACAAGCAAGCCGGACCCAGCCCCAAAACCCGGGCCATGCAGGGCTCCccagggaagaaggctgagctggtGCAGGCCTCACTAGAAGCCCCAGCCCACCCTCCCAGGCCCAAGCCCCAGGTCGTGGAGCCCCCTGATTGCCTCTGCTCCTCAGCCAGCACCCTGGAGGGGCTCAGCGTCTCTGATGAGACCTGCTTAAGCACCTCCGAGCCCAGTGCCCGTGTGCCAGATTCCGTGGGTGCCTCCCCAGAGGATCTGGATGAAGCCGAGCAGACAGTACCTGAACGGGGCCAGCTCAATGAGAAGCGGGACACACTGTGGCTGGCGCTCAAAGAGACTGTTTACGACCCATCTCTGCCCCCCTCACACCAGAGCAGCTTGTCCTGGAAGGGCCGTGGTGGGCCGGGGGATGGCAGTCCTGTGGTGCTGCCCAACAGCCAGCCAGATCTGCCAGATGTTTGGGTCCGCAGGCCCAGCACCCACACTTCAGGCTACAGTAGCTGA